A single Lolium perenne isolate Kyuss_39 chromosome 6, Kyuss_2.0, whole genome shotgun sequence DNA region contains:
- the LOC127308999 gene encoding disease resistance protein RGA5-like has product MVAVSIAVMKPLLDKLATLMGDEFAKLKNLRKEVKLISDELTGMKDALEELSHLDELDRPTTRWRDKVREMSYDTEDIIDDFMLNFRQSNKNIGFFSNTINRLKTLRARHNIGGQIKEIKALALEASAWRQRYTPVYKPDTPPSFNVAMHSRVVTLYEDAANLVGVEEPTNELVNLLADEDKQLKMVSIVGFGGLGKSTLANVVLMRLKGRFHQTAFVSVSQKPNIPKLLYSLLFQLGDAPPSNDLALNVLIDILRKRLQHKRYFIVMDDIWDVQAWDVIKCAFPQNNLGSRVIVTTRIQDVAKACCLHGSHHILEMKPLSNEDSRTLFLGRIFGSEEACPRELWDISVEILKRCGGLPLAIITISSMLASENSYQMERWEHVRDSLGSITNLTLEKMRQILNLSYKDLPSHLKSCFLYLGMYPEDYKIDKYNLQHQWIAEGFITKENGQDVEKVARSYFNELVNRSLIQPIYFDKRGSVTTCKVHDMMLDLILIKSAEDNFFTIVDNQQAISGLDCKIRRLSIRMKNFSSTMLVGNIGMSQVRSLMVFGDSGQNVPSFSEFKFLRVFCTDCSSFCSYVGLCKLYHLRYLETLHLHMMVYKSYAALLLQPYGIGHIKSLRHLTGFEIDKNSLDNIKGLGELANLRYLSLICRSYLSNMEKPMDALCSSLGRLGSLEDLLLVHGAGCIDGLFPLSPPPTPYRLQTLLISEQSWFSIVPSWMGRLRNLCELQCGVMELLNDGASILAELPALSRLNIQIGLAYYHEKIVISGSRAFPALECLNIEVGIGCPSNMTLQAGAMPRLQRLNLKFDGRWLKQDGVTVAPAGMEHLLALQELSAQIVCETGAPESDKTSIESGFRSAIAMNPRHPLFGIKFLEEED; this is encoded by the exons ATGGTGGCCGTTTCTATCGCTGTAATGAAACCCCTCTTGGATAAACTGGCCACCCTTATGGGGGATGAGTTCGCTAAGTTGAAGAACCTCCGAAAAGAGGTCAAGTTGATCAGCGATGAGCTTACTGGCATGAAGGATGCTCTTGAGGAGCTTTCTCATCTAGACGAGCTAGATCGACCAACGACGAGATGGAGAGACAAGGTGAGGGAGATGTCTTATGACACAGAGGACATTATCGATGATTTCATGCTGAACTTTCGGCAGAGCAATAAAAATATTGGTTTCTTTAGCAACACTATTAATCGCCTCAAAACTTTGAGGGCTCGTCACAATATTGGTGGCCAGATCAAGGAGATCAAGGCACTTGCGCTTGAGGCAAGCGCTTGGCGCCAACGCTACACCCCCGTGTACAAGCCTGATACTCCCCCATCATTCAATGTGGCCATGCATTCACGAGTTGTCACACTCTATGAAGATGCGGCTAATCTTGTTGGTGTGGAAGAGCCAACGAATGAGCTTGTCAACTTGCTAGCTGACGAGGACAAGCAGCTGAAGATGGTATCAATTGTGGGATTTGGAGGTCTAGGAAAATCAACACTTGCCAATGTGGTACTTATGAGACTGAAGGGAAGATTTCACCAGACTGCTTTTGTGTCGGTGTCTCAAAAGCCGAACATCCCAAAACTTCTCTATAGTTTGTTGTttcagcttggggatgcaccaccTTCTAATGATTTGGCGTTAAATGTTCTTATCGACATACTCAGGAAACGTCTACAACATAAAAG GTACTTCATTGTAATGGATGATATATGGGATGTACAAGCATGGGATGTTATTAAATGTGCTTTCCCACAAAATAATCTTGGCAGCAGAGTAATAGTAACTACTAGAATTCAGGATGTGGCCAAAGCATGTTGCTTACATGGAAGTCATCACATTTTAGAAATGAAGCCTCTTAGCAACGAAGACTCAAGAACATTGTTTCTTGGTAGGATATTTGGCTCCGAAGAAGCTTGCCCTCGTGAGCTTTGGGATATATCGGTTGAAATTCTCAAAAGGTGTGGCGGTTTGCCTCTTGCAATTATCACTATATCCAGCATGCTAGCAAGTGAAAACTCCTATCAAATGGAAAGGTGGGAACATGTAAGGGACTCTCTGGGATCAATAACAAACCTCACATTGGAAAAGATGAGGCAAATCTTAAACCTCAGCTACAAAGATCTTCCTTCTCATCTTAAGTCATGTTTTCTATATCTTGGTATGTATCCAGAGGATTACAAGATAGACAAATATAATCTGCAACACCAATGGATAGCTGAAGGTTTTATCACTAAAGAAAATGGACAAGATGTGGAGAAGGTTGCAAGAAGCTATTTCAATGAGTTGGTGAATAGGAGCCTTATTCAACCAATATATTTTGACAAACGTGGATCAGTGACAACATGCAAAGTGCATGACATGATGCTCGATCTTATCTTGATTAAGTCTGCGGAAGATAACTTTTTCACTATAGTGGACAACCAACAAGCCATTTCAGGACTGGACTGCAAGATCCGCCGGCTGTCTATCCGTATGAAGAATTTCTCTTCCACAATGCTCGTGGGAAACATTGGTATGTCACAAGTCCGGTCACTTATGGTGTTTGGGGATAGTGGACAGAACGTACCATCTTTTTCGGAGTTCAAGTTTTTGCGGGTTTTCTGTACTGACTGCTCCAGCTTTTGTTCATATGTTGGACTGTGTAAATTGTACCATCTAAGGTAT TTGGAAACCCTTCATCTGCACATGATGGTGTATAAATCATATGCTGCTTTGCTATTGCAACCTTATGGAATTGGCCACATAAAATCCCTGCGCCATCTAACTGGATTTGAAATTGATAAAAATAGCCTGGATAATATCAAGGGCCTTGGGGAGCTGGCCAATCTAAGATACCTATCTCTCATATGCAGATCTTATCTGTCCAACATGGAGAAACCCATGGATGCTCTTTGCTCTTCTCTAGGAAGACTCGGTAGCCTCGAGGACCTACTGCTGGTCCATGGCGCGGGTTGCATAGATGGCTTGTTTCCATTGTCTCCTCCCCCAACTCCCTACCGCCTTCAGACACTCCTCATTTCAGAACAATCCTGGTTTAGCATTGTCCCTAGCTGGATGGGGAGACTCCGAAACCTCTGCGAGTTACAATGCGGGGTTATGGAGCTGCTAAATGATGGTGCTAGTATCCTGGCGGAGTTACCTGCACTGAGTCGCCTGAATATCCAAATCGGATTAGCATATTATCATGAAAAGATTGTCATCAGTGGGAGTAGAGCATTCCCTGCTCTGGAGTGTTTAAATATTGAGGTAGGAATAGGATGCCCATCAAACATGACCTTGCAGGCCGGTGCAATGCCCAGGCTCCAGAGGCTCAACCTGAAGTTCGATGGCCGCTGGTTGAAGCAGGATGGGGTCACAGTCGCACCTGCCGGCATGGAGCACTTGTTAGCACTCCAAGAATTGTCTGCACAAATTGTCTGCGAAACGGGTGCTCCAGAATCTGATAAAACAAGCATAGAGTCTGGATTCAGGAGTGCTATAGCAATGAATCCACGCCATCCGCTATTTGGAATCAAGTTTTTGGAGGAAGAAGATTAA